A single window of Qipengyuania sediminis DNA harbors:
- a CDS encoding type IV secretion system protein, producing MSSPQNCTAVTDGAANGIAAALQAVDCVAGNVTGQAFGRLFAPGGSMATVLTILLTLYVAFFAIQLLTGRATLGVRSLTPRMMTVGLVLTFATSWVAYQSVVWNLAVGAPDWIAGVLTGDRGSATQTFAAKIDVVFAAVQEANRGANDISAFSPPGMMWLGAILLLLGTVGVLVTARIALAVLIALGPIFVVLALFPGTRGLFAGWVKGLTMLALAPLFAVLGGSVMLELSVPMLAALVASAGQIDPQAAVGFFMVGAVHMALMVMVLKVAGAMVAGWTVFGLAVPERDRDRGGLPAGAAAPRATPQVTPAQEAGAAIAAARRIDISAQPLAMAPANDGGGTSGAVGVSGQRTTVVHTAASPSGQVAPLTTGPSRTQGIGNRFKPANALRQERMK from the coding sequence ATGTCCAGCCCGCAGAATTGCACTGCCGTTACCGACGGGGCCGCGAACGGGATCGCGGCCGCGCTGCAGGCGGTGGATTGCGTCGCGGGCAATGTCACCGGGCAGGCCTTCGGGCGGCTGTTCGCGCCCGGCGGTTCGATGGCGACCGTGCTCACCATCCTGCTCACGCTCTATGTCGCCTTCTTTGCCATCCAGCTTTTAACCGGCCGTGCGACACTCGGCGTCCGCTCGCTGACCCCGCGTATGATGACCGTTGGGCTGGTGCTGACTTTCGCGACCAGCTGGGTCGCCTATCAAAGTGTCGTCTGGAATTTGGCGGTCGGCGCGCCCGATTGGATCGCGGGCGTGCTGACGGGCGATCGTGGCAGCGCGACGCAGACCTTTGCGGCCAAGATCGATGTCGTGTTCGCAGCGGTGCAGGAGGCAAACCGGGGTGCGAACGACATCTCCGCCTTCTCGCCGCCGGGCATGATGTGGCTCGGCGCGATCCTGCTCCTGCTCGGCACGGTTGGCGTGCTTGTGACCGCGCGGATTGCGCTGGCGGTCCTGATCGCGCTCGGGCCGATCTTCGTTGTCCTTGCGCTGTTTCCTGGAACGCGCGGGCTGTTCGCCGGCTGGGTCAAGGGGCTGACCATGCTGGCGCTGGCGCCGCTCTTCGCGGTGTTGGGCGGCAGCGTGATGCTCGAACTTTCGGTGCCGATGCTCGCCGCGCTGGTGGCGAGTGCCGGGCAGATCGATCCCCAGGCGGCGGTCGGCTTCTTTATGGTCGGCGCGGTGCACATGGCCCTGATGGTGATGGTGCTGAAGGTCGCTGGCGCGATGGTGGCTGGCTGGACCGTATTTGGCCTCGCCGTTCCCGAGCGTGATCGCGATCGCGGCGGATTGCCGGCTGGGGCCGCCGCCCCGCGGGCCACGCCCCAGGTCACACCGGCGCAGGAAGCGGGCGCCGCGATCGCCGCCGCACGCCGGATCGATATCTCCGCGCAGCCCCTGGCCATGGCCCCCGCCAATGACGGGGGCGGCACCAGTGGCGCGGTCGGCGTTTCGGGCCAGCGCACCACCGTGGTGCATACCGCGGCTTCACCGAGTGGTCAGGTCGCGCCGCTTACCACCGGTCCTTCGCGCACACAGGGGATCGGCAATCGCTTCAAACCGGCGAATGCGCTCCGACAGGAGAGAATGAAATGA
- a CDS encoding TrbG/VirB9 family P-type conjugative transfer protein, protein MIRLTVVAAGLALALTAAPPAAADNRLVEVRYDAAKVYRIEGKPKVQATIRFGEDESIENVAVGDSNAWQITPNKRANLLFVKPLLARASTNMTVVTNKHTYLFDLVASPGASPMYVLSFTYPDAKPKPGAQMAAAAEPEKPAIDPAIINFAWTRSGDKKLLPESVFDDGEATFLTWPEGRAVPAILITDTAGTEGPVNFTVRGSTIVVEGVPSQIVLRAGKDRALIVNSGPTRPARAGNTNAITAPPALAQQDRR, encoded by the coding sequence ATGATCCGCCTTACCGTCGTGGCTGCCGGCCTTGCGCTCGCCCTTACCGCTGCGCCCCCGGCGGCCGCAGACAACCGCCTCGTCGAGGTGCGCTATGACGCGGCCAAGGTCTATCGCATCGAAGGCAAGCCCAAGGTGCAGGCGACGATCCGTTTCGGAGAGGACGAATCGATCGAAAATGTTGCCGTGGGCGACAGCAATGCCTGGCAGATCACGCCCAACAAGCGGGCGAACCTCTTGTTCGTGAAACCTCTGCTGGCGCGCGCCTCCACCAATATGACGGTGGTGACCAACAAGCACACCTATCTCTTCGATCTGGTTGCGAGCCCCGGCGCATCGCCGATGTATGTGCTGAGCTTCACCTATCCCGATGCGAAGCCCAAGCCGGGCGCGCAAATGGCCGCGGCCGCAGAGCCCGAGAAGCCGGCGATCGACCCCGCGATCATAAACTTCGCCTGGACGAGGTCGGGCGACAAGAAGCTGCTGCCCGAAAGCGTGTTCGACGATGGCGAGGCGACCTTCCTGACCTGGCCGGAAGGCCGCGCGGTCCCGGCCATCCTGATCACCGATACCGCGGGCACCGAAGGACCCGTTAACTTCACCGTGCGCGGCAGCACCATCGTCGTCGAAGGCGTGCCTTCGCAGATCGTGCTGCGCGCGGGCAAGGACCGCGCACTGATCGTCAATTCCGGCCCGACCCGCCCGGCGCGCGCCGGCAATACCAATGCCATCACAGCCCCGCCCGCCCTTGCGCAGCAGGATCGGAGATAA
- a CDS encoding TrbI/VirB10 family protein translates to MRLAMKLPPKGSGASAAAANDVDPREGADLDVIDLASRNAYPVVAGKKGKMDGMGMAAGIALVAGLGLVTLWSMSSARMEQPAPQAGAAAPANPVVTPAPPVVLQPGPQVAPPPPTNLVDPAPSPVYAAPPAAGPAPQPVTNPNSSPTVVFDAGGTPVAATPAEAAALAAATGNSPNDFASRVGGVGGAAARASAMTNPGTTVTQGTLIPAVLETAIDTNVPGYVRAVVSQDVRSFDGTRVLVPRSSRLIGQYQSGLQNGQRRAYVIWTRLIRPDGASVNLASPGIGFDGTTGLAGQVSGNSFFKRFGSAMLLSVVGGLGGLASGGASVILGGAGQTAASTAAQQDGQRGPTVRVRQGEPIRIFTARDLDFSGVS, encoded by the coding sequence ATGCGTCTCGCCATGAAGCTGCCGCCCAAGGGATCGGGTGCTAGCGCCGCCGCCGCAAATGATGTCGATCCGCGCGAGGGAGCCGATCTCGACGTCATCGATCTCGCGAGCCGCAACGCCTATCCCGTGGTGGCCGGCAAGAAGGGCAAGATGGACGGCATGGGCATGGCGGCGGGCATCGCGCTTGTCGCCGGGCTCGGCCTCGTCACGCTGTGGAGCATGAGCTCGGCGCGGATGGAGCAGCCTGCCCCGCAGGCGGGAGCCGCCGCCCCTGCCAATCCGGTCGTCACCCCGGCCCCGCCGGTGGTGCTGCAGCCGGGTCCTCAGGTCGCGCCGCCGCCGCCCACAAACCTCGTCGATCCGGCACCGTCGCCGGTCTATGCCGCGCCGCCCGCCGCCGGGCCGGCGCCACAACCCGTAACCAATCCCAATTCCAGTCCCACCGTGGTCTTCGACGCGGGTGGCACCCCGGTGGCGGCCACCCCGGCGGAAGCCGCTGCCCTGGCTGCGGCGACCGGCAACAGCCCGAACGACTTCGCCAGCCGCGTCGGCGGCGTGGGCGGTGCGGCCGCACGTGCCAGCGCGATGACCAACCCCGGCACCACTGTCACCCAGGGGACGCTGATCCCCGCAGTGCTTGAAACCGCGATCGATACCAATGTCCCGGGCTATGTCCGCGCGGTAGTGAGCCAGGATGTGCGCAGCTTCGACGGCACGCGCGTGCTTGTCCCGCGCTCGAGCCGGCTGATCGGCCAGTATCAGTCGGGCCTACAGAACGGGCAGCGCCGCGCCTATGTCATCTGGACGCGGCTGATCCGGCCGGATGGCGCTTCGGTCAATTTGGCCTCGCCCGGCATCGGCTTCGACGGCACGACCGGGCTTGCGGGTCAGGTCTCGGGGAACAGCTTCTTCAAGCGGTTCGGATCGGCGATGCTCCTCTCGGTCGTCGGCGGGCTCGGCGGGCTCGCTTCGGGCGGGGCCTCGGTGATCCTGGGCGGGGCGGGGCAGACCGCGGCTTCCACCGCGGCGCAACAGGATGGGCAGAGGGGTCCGACCGTGCGCGTCCGCCAGGGCGAGCCGATCCGCATCTTCACCGCCCGCGACCTCGACTTTTCCGGCGTCAGCTGA
- the virB11 gene encoding P-type DNA transfer ATPase VirB11, giving the protein MSAEIHTFPPEERFDPALNDAPPVDLHGERSVYLDAYLAPFAEWLARDTVTEIIVNRPGEVWIEDAARPGMQKIHRPQIDDRLVQRLAEQVARVSHQGINREHPLLGATLPDGARVQFCGPPAARKHWAMAIRRHRRLDLPLDAYDAGPLLAAASAPLPDPQARPIAFLREAIRQRKTILISGGTSTGKTTFLNAMLGEIPVHERVVLVEDTPELRLPGENGVGLVAVKGELGEAKVTANELLQAALRLRPDRIVLGELRGAESVSFLRAINTGHPGSFSTIHANSLTGALEQLALMVMQTGIGLTRSDTIAYAASVIDVLVQLGRDGDGRRGIVEIADSHALLAAG; this is encoded by the coding sequence ATGAGCGCCGAGATCCATACCTTTCCGCCTGAAGAGCGTTTCGATCCGGCGCTTAACGATGCGCCGCCGGTCGATCTGCACGGGGAGCGCAGCGTCTATCTCGACGCCTATCTCGCGCCTTTTGCCGAGTGGCTGGCGCGCGACACGGTAACCGAGATCATCGTCAACCGCCCGGGCGAGGTGTGGATCGAGGACGCGGCCCGGCCGGGCATGCAGAAGATCCACCGGCCCCAAATCGACGACCGCTTGGTGCAGCGGTTGGCGGAACAGGTGGCGCGCGTCAGCCACCAGGGCATCAATCGCGAGCATCCACTGCTCGGCGCGACCCTGCCCGATGGTGCGCGGGTCCAGTTCTGCGGGCCCCCTGCGGCGCGCAAGCACTGGGCCATGGCGATCCGCCGTCACCGCCGGCTCGACCTGCCACTGGACGCCTATGACGCGGGTCCCCTTCTCGCCGCGGCGAGCGCGCCGCTGCCTGATCCGCAAGCGCGCCCGATCGCCTTTCTCCGCGAGGCGATCCGTCAGCGCAAGACGATCCTCATTTCGGGTGGCACCAGCACCGGCAAGACGACCTTCCTCAACGCCATGCTCGGGGAGATCCCGGTGCACGAGCGAGTCGTACTGGTCGAGGATACGCCGGAATTGCGGCTTCCCGGCGAAAACGGCGTCGGCCTCGTGGCGGTGAAGGGCGAGCTTGGCGAGGCCAAGGTGACCGCCAACGAGCTCCTCCAGGCCGCGCTTCGCCTGCGCCCCGATCGCATCGTGCTCGGCGAATTGCGCGGCGCGGAAAGCGTCAGCTTCCTGCGCGCGATCAATACCGGCCACCCGGGCAGCTTCTCCACCATCCACGCGAACAGCCTCACTGGCGCGCTCGAACAGCTCGCGCTGATGGTGATGCAGACCGGCATCGGGCTGACCCGCAGCGACACCATCGCTTATGCTGCGAGCGTGATCGACGTTCTGGTCCAGTTGGGCCGCGACGGCGACGGGCGGCGCGGCATCGTCGAGATCGCGGACAGCCACGCGCTGCTGGCCGCCGGCTAG
- a CDS encoding queuosine precursor transporter, with translation MDNAPPRRSTAAVPAGGFRYLDLVTAAFVTILLLSNLIGASKPSYVTLPNGAEWSFGAGVLFFPVSYIIGDILTEVYGYARARRVIWTGFAALAFMAFMAWVVVSLPAAEGWDGQAAYEKVFGNTWRIVAASMIAFWAGEFANSFVLAKMKVATGGRHLWARTIGSTFVGQGLDSLIFYPLAFWGVAGWPPELLWQVVLSQWAIKTAWEALLTPFTYAAVGWLKRREGVDVFDTETDFSPFASAK, from the coding sequence ATGGATAACGCCCCGCCCCGCCGCAGCACCGCCGCCGTCCCCGCCGGCGGCTTCCGCTATCTCGATCTGGTGACGGCGGCTTTCGTCACCATCCTGCTGCTCTCGAACCTCATCGGCGCTTCGAAACCGAGCTATGTGACGCTGCCGAACGGAGCCGAGTGGTCCTTCGGTGCCGGAGTGCTGTTCTTCCCCGTCAGTTACATCATCGGCGACATCCTGACGGAGGTCTATGGCTATGCCCGGGCGCGGCGGGTGATCTGGACGGGGTTCGCAGCGCTCGCCTTCATGGCCTTCATGGCCTGGGTGGTGGTGAGCCTCCCCGCCGCCGAGGGGTGGGACGGGCAGGCCGCCTACGAGAAGGTCTTCGGCAATACCTGGCGCATCGTCGCCGCCTCGATGATCGCCTTCTGGGCGGGCGAATTCGCCAACAGCTTCGTGCTCGCCAAGATGAAGGTGGCAACCGGGGGCAGGCACCTCTGGGCGCGCACGATCGGCTCGACCTTCGTCGGCCAAGGGCTCGACAGCCTGATCTTCTACCCGCTCGCCTTCTGGGGCGTGGCAGGCTGGCCGCCCGAGCTCTTGTGGCAGGTCGTGCTGTCGCAATGGGCGATCAAGACTGCGTGGGAGGCGCTGCTGACCCCCTTCACCTATGCCGCGGTCGGCTGGCTGAAGCGGCGCGAAGGCGTGGACGTTTTCGATACCGAAACCGATTTCTCGCCCTTCGCAAGCGCCAAATAA
- a CDS encoding DUF72 domain-containing protein: MPLPKIGTAGWSIPRSCGELFLGEGSALERYARRFAVAEINSSFHRSHRASTWERWRDSTPPGFCFSAKLPKLITHQLKLVDFDGPLIAFLEEAHCLGPKLAVLLVQLPPKLVFDAEVAQGFFTALSERTDATVVCEPRHASWFTSEANDLLVAHKVARAAADPAVCESAAVPGGWLGLHYWRLHGSPVIYRSSYADRIPELARALAKGDSPIWCIFDNTASSAATADALALMAAVSPASPGRAARR, translated from the coding sequence ATGCCCTTACCGAAGATCGGCACCGCTGGTTGGAGCATCCCACGCAGCTGCGGAGAGCTCTTCCTCGGGGAAGGCTCGGCGCTGGAGCGATATGCGCGCCGGTTTGCGGTCGCGGAGATCAACAGCTCATTCCATCGCTCGCATCGTGCTTCGACATGGGAACGTTGGCGCGACAGCACCCCGCCGGGGTTTTGCTTTTCGGCCAAGCTTCCCAAGCTGATCACACATCAACTCAAGCTCGTCGATTTCGACGGCCCGCTGATCGCGTTTCTCGAAGAAGCGCACTGCCTCGGGCCAAAGCTCGCGGTGCTGCTCGTCCAGCTTCCCCCCAAGCTGGTTTTCGATGCGGAAGTGGCACAGGGTTTCTTCACCGCGCTGAGCGAGCGCACTGACGCGACGGTGGTTTGCGAGCCGCGTCATGCGAGCTGGTTCACTAGCGAAGCGAACGATTTGCTCGTCGCCCATAAGGTCGCCCGCGCCGCCGCTGATCCTGCCGTTTGTGAGAGTGCTGCGGTCCCTGGCGGATGGCTAGGCCTCCACTACTGGCGGTTGCACGGTTCGCCTGTGATATACCGGTCAAGCTACGCCGACCGCATTCCGGAGCTCGCGCGTGCCCTTGCCAAAGGCGATAGCCCGATTTGGTGCATCTTCGACAACACCGCTTCCTCAGCAGCCACAGCCGACGCTCTTGCTCTGATGGCGGCGGTCAGCCCCGCATCGCCCGGTCGAGCGGCTCGGCGGTGA
- a CDS encoding NUDIX domain-containing protein: MADTEALTQSALASLDARFMAGAMSALPEIPAATLVVFRNGPAGGPPQLLMVVRSRAMSFAGGMAVFPGGRVDPADRALAETLGVPDADEGAHRIAAIRETIEETGLAPGLAQRLSAGEAAELRSAMAESSDFGAALEARGLTLNLDALTPFARWCPRGVTSHRIFDTRFYLADLGTGAVDLAVDATENTRLFWTTAADALAAADRGELSIIFPTRRNLERLALFASFAEAKAQADAIPVRLIVPRAATRDGREVLTIPEDAGYPITAEPLDRAMRG, translated from the coding sequence ATGGCCGACACCGAGGCATTAACCCAGTCCGCCTTGGCAAGCCTTGATGCGCGGTTCATGGCGGGGGCGATGAGCGCCCTGCCCGAAATCCCCGCCGCCACGCTGGTGGTGTTCCGCAACGGACCCGCGGGGGGCCCGCCACAACTGCTGATGGTGGTGCGCAGCCGCGCGATGTCTTTCGCGGGCGGGATGGCGGTCTTCCCCGGGGGGCGCGTCGATCCCGCCGACCGCGCGCTGGCCGAGACGCTCGGCGTGCCGGATGCGGACGAAGGGGCGCACCGCATCGCCGCCATCCGCGAGACGATCGAAGAGACGGGCCTTGCCCCCGGCCTCGCGCAACGCTTAAGCGCGGGCGAGGCGGCAGAGCTCCGCAGCGCTATGGCCGAAAGCAGCGACTTCGGCGCGGCGCTGGAAGCGCGTGGCCTCACCCTGAACCTCGACGCGCTTACCCCTTTTGCCCGCTGGTGCCCCCGCGGCGTGACCAGCCACCGCATCTTCGACACCCGCTTCTACCTCGCCGATCTCGGCACCGGCGCGGTCGACCTGGCGGTCGATGCGACCGAGAACACGCGCCTGTTCTGGACGACCGCCGCAGACGCGCTCGCGGCTGCCGACCGGGGCGAGCTCTCGATCATATTTCCCACCCGCCGCAATCTCGAACGCCTCGCGCTCTTCGCCAGCTTCGCCGAAGCCAAGGCACAGGCCGACGCCATCCCCGTCCGCCTCATCGTCCCCCGAGCTGCCACCCGCGACGGCCGTGAAGTGCTGACGATCCCGGAGGACGCGGGCTACCCGATCACCGCCGAGCCGCTCGACCGGGCGATGCGGGGCTGA
- the grxD gene encoding Grx4 family monothiol glutaredoxin has protein sequence MSDASARIADIVAGNDVVLFMKGTPLFPQCGFSSRAIAILDHLGVAYDSVDVLQDQEIRQGIKAYSDWPTIPQLYVKGEFIGGSDIMMEMYEAGELQQMMSDKAVARAEG, from the coding sequence ATGTCCGATGCAAGCGCGCGCATTGCCGATATCGTCGCCGGGAACGACGTCGTGCTGTTCATGAAGGGCACGCCGCTGTTCCCGCAATGCGGCTTTTCCAGCCGCGCGATCGCCATCCTCGACCACCTCGGCGTCGCTTATGACAGCGTGGACGTTCTACAAGACCAGGAGATCCGCCAGGGCATCAAGGCCTATTCTGACTGGCCCACCATCCCCCAGCTCTACGTCAAGGGCGAGTTCATCGGCGGCAGTGACATCATGATGGAGATGTACGAGGCGGGCGAGCTGCAGCAGATGATGAGCGACAAGGCAGTCGCGCGCGCGGAGGGCTGA
- a CDS encoding BolA/IbaG family iron-sulfur metabolism protein, with product MPMPAEEIETLIRAALPGAEVTIRDLAGDGDHYAAHVAAPQFVGLPRVQQHKLVYAALGGRMGGVLHALQVTTEVPKS from the coding sequence ATGCCCATGCCCGCGGAAGAAATCGAGACCTTGATCCGCGCCGCCCTTCCCGGCGCGGAGGTGACGATCCGCGACCTTGCGGGCGATGGCGACCATTACGCCGCCCATGTCGCGGCGCCGCAGTTTGTGGGCCTGCCCCGGGTTCAGCAGCACAAACTGGTCTATGCCGCGCTTGGGGGACGAATGGGGGGCGTGCTCCACGCCTTGCAAGTCACCACCGAAGTTCCCAAATCCTGA
- a CDS encoding DUF1476 domain-containing protein, whose protein sequence is MTDFSDRQRGEEAKYAFDEENAFKIAARAARLTGEWAARLMGLTAEEADAYKKSVVQADFEEAGQEDVIRKLLGDLTQAGCDQDEAAIRAKLEECTVEARRQFMTDQG, encoded by the coding sequence ATGACCGATTTCAGTGACCGGCAGCGCGGCGAGGAGGCGAAATACGCCTTCGACGAGGAGAACGCCTTCAAGATCGCGGCGCGCGCCGCGCGGCTCACCGGCGAGTGGGCGGCGCGGCTGATGGGCCTGACGGCGGAGGAGGCCGATGCCTACAAGAAATCGGTCGTCCAGGCCGATTTCGAAGAAGCGGGGCAAGAAGACGTCATCCGCAAGCTCCTCGGCGACCTTACCCAGGCGGGTTGCGACCAGGACGAGGCGGCGATCCGCGCCAAGCTGGAGGAGTGCACCGTCGAGGCACGACGCCAGTTCATGACCGATCAGGGCTGA
- a CDS encoding NADPH:quinone oxidoreductase family protein: MRTVLSKELGGPETLVLENVADPAPGAGEVLVDVAACAINFPDTLIIRDLYQMKPPRPFAPGGEISGTIAALGEGLSGWAVGDRVIAGLGAGGLAERVVINAARLFRVPEGIDLVAASALLMTYGTTIHALKDRGNIKAGETVLVLGAAGGVGLSAVELAKAYGCRVVAGVSSEQKASAARKAGADEVVIYGRPPFDKEQSKALAQQFKDAVGPGGADIVYDIVGGDYSEPALRAIAWEGRFLVIGFPAGIAKMPLNLTLLKSCDIRGVFWGAFTARDPQRNAANIAELFDLWQAGKIAPLISETYPLERAHEAIAKLEQRGAIGKLVVVMDGAGQAS; encoded by the coding sequence ATGAGAACCGTGCTGTCGAAAGAGCTCGGCGGGCCTGAGACGCTGGTGCTCGAGAATGTCGCCGACCCCGCGCCGGGTGCGGGGGAAGTGCTGGTCGACGTCGCCGCCTGCGCGATCAACTTTCCCGATACCCTGATCATTCGCGATCTCTACCAGATGAAGCCGCCCCGCCCATTTGCCCCGGGGGGCGAGATTTCCGGAACCATTGCGGCACTGGGCGAAGGGCTGAGCGGCTGGGCCGTGGGCGACCGGGTCATCGCGGGCCTGGGCGCCGGCGGGCTGGCCGAGCGCGTGGTCATCAACGCCGCGCGCCTGTTCCGCGTGCCCGAGGGCATCGATCTTGTCGCCGCCAGCGCGCTCCTGATGACCTATGGCACCACCATCCATGCGCTGAAGGATCGTGGCAATATCAAGGCGGGCGAGACCGTGCTGGTGCTCGGCGCGGCGGGGGGCGTGGGGCTCTCCGCGGTCGAGCTTGCCAAGGCCTATGGGTGTCGCGTCGTCGCCGGGGTCTCGAGCGAACAGAAGGCGTCGGCGGCGCGCAAGGCCGGGGCGGACGAGGTGGTGATCTATGGCCGCCCGCCCTTCGACAAGGAGCAGTCCAAAGCGCTGGCGCAGCAGTTCAAGGACGCGGTCGGGCCGGGGGGTGCGGATATCGTCTACGACATCGTCGGCGGCGATTATTCGGAACCGGCGCTCCGCGCGATCGCCTGGGAAGGCCGCTTCCTGGTGATCGGCTTCCCCGCAGGGATCGCCAAGATGCCGCTCAACCTGACGCTGCTCAAAAGCTGCGACATTCGCGGCGTGTTCTGGGGCGCCTTCACCGCGCGCGATCCGCAACGAAACGCCGCGAATATCGCCGAACTCTTCGATTTATGGCAGGCGGGCAAGATCGCCCCGCTGATAAGCGAGACCTATCCGCTCGAGCGCGCACACGAGGCGATCGCCAAGCTCGAACAGCGCGGCGCGATCGGCAAGCTGGTGGTCGTCATGGACGGCGCTGGACAGGCAAGCTAG
- a CDS encoding isopropylmalate isomerase → MTNKGKAAAALAGAVGSAAIAAALMYASKRKERKKGPQQPGPIPSGEPPQSD, encoded by the coding sequence ATGACAAACAAGGGCAAAGCCGCCGCCGCGCTGGCGGGCGCCGTGGGTTCAGCCGCGATCGCCGCCGCGCTGATGTATGCCAGCAAGCGCAAAGAACGGAAGAAGGGCCCGCAGCAGCCCGGTCCGATCCCCTCGGGCGAACCTCCGCAAAGCGATTGA
- a CDS encoding acyl-CoA thioesterase, giving the protein MSAQPFAIPITVEASDIDFMGHVNNARYLTWVQDAVLAHWRGLAPAEEVASKAWVALKHEITYLRPGFLGDAVIAAPVLEGFKGARAFYRTVISRGGEVLAEVKSAWCCIDTETLRPARIGEHLRSFFLPAG; this is encoded by the coding sequence ATGTCAGCACAGCCCTTCGCGATTCCCATCACTGTCGAGGCGTCCGACATCGACTTCATGGGGCACGTCAACAACGCGCGCTACCTCACCTGGGTGCAGGATGCGGTGCTGGCGCACTGGCGCGGGCTGGCGCCTGCGGAAGAGGTTGCGAGCAAAGCCTGGGTCGCGCTGAAGCACGAGATCACCTATCTGCGCCCCGGCTTCCTAGGCGATGCCGTGATCGCCGCGCCGGTGCTCGAAGGCTTCAAGGGCGCGCGCGCCTTCTACCGCACCGTCATCAGCCGGGGCGGGGAGGTGCTGGCCGAGGTCAAGAGCGCCTGGTGCTGCATCGATACCGAGACCCTGCGTCCCGCTCGCATCGGCGAACATCTGCGCAGCTTCTTTCTTCCCGCGGGCTGA
- a CDS encoding sterol desaturase family protein has product MTVLTAILIVLATMLVMEWVAWASHKYIMHGFGWAWHRDHHEPHDNLLEKNDLFGLVGAAASIAMFAWGSKWALGEAAWWPATWIGLGILGYGIIYTLVHDGLVHQRYFRWVPRSGYAKRIVQAHKLHHATVGKEGGVSFGFVLAGDPARLKAELKRQRAAGTAVLRDAAEL; this is encoded by the coding sequence ATGACCGTGCTGACCGCCATCCTGATTGTCCTTGCCACCATGCTGGTGATGGAATGGGTCGCCTGGGCGAGCCACAAATATATCATGCACGGGTTCGGCTGGGCCTGGCATCGCGATCATCACGAACCGCATGACAACCTGCTTGAGAAGAACGATCTGTTCGGCCTCGTCGGCGCGGCCGCGAGCATCGCCATGTTCGCGTGGGGCAGCAAATGGGCGCTGGGCGAAGCCGCCTGGTGGCCCGCGACCTGGATCGGGCTCGGCATCCTTGGTTACGGGATCATCTACACGCTGGTGCACGACGGGCTGGTCCATCAGCGCTATTTCCGCTGGGTGCCGCGCAGCGGCTATGCCAAGCGGATCGTCCAGGCGCACAAGCTGCATCATGCGACCGTCGGAAAGGAGGGCGGGGTGAGCTTCGGCTTTGTCCTCGCCGGCGACCCCGCCAGGCTGAAGGCGGAATTGAAGCGCCAGCGCGCGGCCGGGACGGCCGTGCTGCGCGACGCGGCCGAGCTCTAG
- a CDS encoding SufE family protein, with protein MRALTEIAEEYEFLEADDRYRMLIELGRELEPMPAPLKTEATLVRGCSAQVWVYPTGDARALHFLADSNAAITKGIVALVIAAVQDRPAPEVAAMDIEAALEPFDLTRQLSSNRTQGLPNMIALVKSHAARIAGSPA; from the coding sequence ATGCGCGCGCTGACCGAGATTGCCGAAGAATACGAGTTTCTCGAAGCTGACGACCGCTACCGGATGCTCATCGAACTCGGGCGCGAGCTCGAACCCATGCCGGCGCCGCTGAAGACCGAGGCGACGCTGGTGCGGGGCTGTTCGGCGCAGGTCTGGGTCTATCCGACCGGCGATGCGCGCGCGCTGCACTTCCTCGCCGACAGCAATGCCGCGATCACCAAGGGCATCGTCGCGCTGGTGATCGCCGCGGTGCAGGACCGGCCCGCGCCCGAGGTCGCGGCGATGGATATCGAAGCCGCGCTGGAGCCTTTCGACCTCACGCGCCAGCTTTCCAGCAATCGTACCCAAGGCCTGCCAAATATGATCGCGCTGGTGAAGAGCCATGCCGCGCGCATCGCCGGTTCGCCGGCATGA
- the pspC gene encoding envelope stress response membrane protein PspC, with translation MNTPRTTLYRDKHNAKLLGVASGIADYTGINVFWIRMALVIACLTPAAGVFLPAYLIAGLLLNKKPPHLYHDPQETKYWQGVRQSPKRTAREIRSRMKDVDRRLAEVENFYVSSNPRLTAEIERLR, from the coding sequence GTGAACACCCCCCGCACCACGCTTTACCGCGACAAGCACAACGCCAAGCTGCTCGGCGTCGCATCCGGCATTGCCGACTACACCGGGATCAATGTGTTTTGGATACGCATGGCTCTGGTCATTGCATGTCTGACCCCCGCCGCCGGCGTATTCCTGCCGGCCTATCTCATCGCCGGATTGCTCCTCAACAAGAAGCCGCCGCACCTCTACCATGACCCGCAGGAGACGAAGTACTGGCAGGGCGTACGGCAGAGCCCCAAGCGCACCGCGCGCGAAATCCGCAGCCGGATGAAGGATGTCGACCGCCGCCTGGCCGAGGTCGAAAACTTCTACGTCAGCAGCAATCCGCGCCTCACCGCCGAGATCGAACGGCTGCGCTGA